A single window of uncultured Pseudodesulfovibrio sp. DNA harbors:
- a CDS encoding SAM-dependent chlorinase/fluorinase yields MIFSPRTEETEHRCIGLITDFGLSDPYVGQLKGVLAKKAPHCRVVDISHDVTPFNVAQAGFFLAASYEHFPKDAVILAVVDPGVGTDRRIVCLQIGDRLMVAPDNGLLSLAMKHTWEDVRVFDLSRAMDAPKKVSHTFHGRDIFAPLVAWIALGGSLNGLGDEIDPAELVTQSWSNPFITKGQARGHVLHIDRFGNCVLNLEAGSLGKPSGVHMVSPAGGELAYVTTYADMPEGSPGLLEGSQGFLEIAVNQRSAAKRFGLSMGDAIEISWEDS; encoded by the coding sequence ATGATATTCTCACCCCGCACTGAAGAAACAGAGCACCGCTGCATTGGCCTGATCACGGACTTTGGCCTGAGCGACCCATATGTAGGTCAACTCAAGGGCGTGCTCGCCAAGAAAGCTCCTCATTGCCGGGTGGTGGACATTTCACACGACGTGACCCCGTTCAACGTGGCACAGGCCGGTTTTTTCCTCGCCGCAAGTTATGAACATTTCCCCAAGGACGCTGTCATACTGGCCGTAGTCGACCCCGGTGTAGGAACGGACCGTCGCATCGTCTGCCTCCAGATCGGTGACAGACTCATGGTCGCTCCGGATAATGGATTGCTTTCGCTGGCCATGAAACACACATGGGAAGACGTGCGCGTTTTTGACCTTTCCCGCGCCATGGATGCTCCCAAAAAAGTTTCGCACACCTTCCACGGTCGGGACATTTTTGCCCCATTGGTCGCATGGATCGCTCTGGGCGGCAGCCTCAACGGACTGGGAGATGAGATAGACCCCGCCGAGCTGGTCACCCAATCATGGAGCAATCCATTCATCACCAAAGGACAGGCCCGTGGTCATGTGCTGCACATTGATCGATTCGGCAACTGTGTGCTCAATCTGGAAGCAGGCAGTCTGGGTAAGCCTTCAGGCGTACACATGGTCTCACCTGCCGGAGGCGAACTGGCCTATGTCACTACATACGCCGACATGCCCGAAGGCTCACCGGGTTTGCTGGAAGGCAGCCAGGGGTTCCTTGAAATCGCGGTCAACCAACGATCCGCAGCCAAACGTTTCGGCCTATCCATGGGCGACGCAATAGAAATCTCTTGGGAGGACTCATGA
- a CDS encoding adenosylcobinamide-GDP ribazoletransferase, whose product MIFRTFLDTLGFLTRLAPARVIPETTMNQCMKYMVPVGLLLGAVIVMPFGLGLFDNAPWIQAWLMVLLSIFITRGLHFDGLSDVCDAVTTHTNPTRFWEVIKDSRSGAFGIIGLIMIIIGQIILFHEMATVEAYGAILWTFVLGRAASVWLGYHVRHLTRPGLGKLYIDGATLGTALLSAGIAFIAGVFLAGFAATAAGTIIVSLMLIPIYRLAVKVGGANGDFLGCAVMVGEVAAGLGFVLVM is encoded by the coding sequence ATGATATTCCGCACTTTTCTCGACACTCTCGGCTTCCTGACCCGACTCGCCCCCGCGCGCGTTATCCCGGAAACTACCATGAACCAATGCATGAAATACATGGTGCCCGTCGGCCTTCTGCTCGGCGCGGTCATTGTCATGCCCTTCGGATTGGGGCTGTTCGATAACGCCCCATGGATTCAGGCATGGCTCATGGTGCTGCTCAGTATTTTCATCACTCGCGGCCTGCATTTCGACGGGCTGTCAGATGTCTGCGACGCGGTCACCACACACACCAACCCGACCAGATTCTGGGAAGTCATCAAGGACAGCCGGTCCGGCGCATTCGGCATTATCGGGTTGATAATGATCATTATCGGCCAAATCATTCTGTTCCACGAAATGGCAACGGTCGAAGCATACGGCGCGATACTCTGGACCTTTGTACTCGGTCGAGCCGCCTCGGTCTGGCTTGGCTACCATGTCCGCCACCTGACCCGCCCGGGCCTGGGCAAACTGTACATTGACGGCGCAACACTCGGCACGGCTCTTCTGTCTGCCGGGATAGCCTTTATCGCCGGAGTGTTTTTGGCGGGATTTGCCGCGACTGCGGCGGGCACGATCATTGTCTCACTGATGTTGATTCCGATCTATCGACTGGCCGTAAAAGTCGGCGGAGCCAATGGGGATTTTCTCGGCTGCGCCGTCATGGTTGGAGAGGTGGCCGCCGGCCTGGGGTTTGTGTTGGTCATGTAA
- the sppA gene encoding signal peptide peptidase SppA, translating into MKSRIILALLITLMTLPACAPKIKIFASPATEPLKEFVVEGEGTGKIALIHLRGFLSSQPKQGMLAAKPSQVQELVSALKLAEMDDEVKGVVLAIDSPGGTTTGSDVLYHEIVGFKKRTGKKVVVAMFDVAASGGYYAALPADWIMAHPTTITGSVGVVFMRPKLVGLMDKVGVDVEVSKSGRDKDMGSPFRPTTKEEDALFQAIIDDFAARFHMLVAKHRNLSDADMETVKTARVFTANQAKRIGLIDQVGYIQDAFAKARSLSGLPKDCQIVSYRRDTYPNDNPYNTLDSVDPTKMNLLGLDASFIMPPKAGFYYVWPQGLAQ; encoded by the coding sequence ATGAAATCTCGTATTATCCTTGCACTCTTAATAACCCTGATGACCCTTCCGGCGTGTGCGCCAAAAATAAAAATCTTCGCATCCCCAGCCACAGAACCTCTCAAAGAATTCGTAGTGGAAGGTGAAGGCACAGGCAAAATAGCCCTGATCCATTTACGCGGATTCCTGTCATCCCAACCAAAACAGGGAATGCTGGCCGCCAAACCAAGCCAAGTACAGGAACTCGTTAGCGCATTAAAACTCGCTGAAATGGACGACGAAGTGAAAGGCGTAGTCCTTGCCATCGACTCCCCCGGAGGAACGACCACCGGCTCGGACGTACTTTATCATGAGATCGTCGGCTTCAAAAAACGCACCGGTAAAAAAGTCGTTGTCGCCATGTTCGATGTGGCGGCATCAGGAGGTTACTACGCGGCCCTGCCTGCTGACTGGATTATGGCCCATCCTACCACTATCACCGGTTCAGTCGGCGTGGTCTTCATGCGACCCAAATTGGTCGGCCTCATGGACAAAGTCGGCGTAGACGTTGAAGTCTCCAAATCCGGCAGAGATAAGGACATGGGGTCTCCCTTCCGTCCAACAACCAAAGAAGAAGACGCCCTGTTCCAGGCTATCATTGATGATTTCGCAGCGCGCTTCCACATGCTCGTCGCCAAACACCGCAACCTTTCCGACGCTGATATGGAAACGGTAAAAACCGCGCGTGTATTCACAGCCAATCAAGCAAAAAGAATAGGCCTCATCGATCAGGTGGGATATATTCAGGACGCATTTGCCAAAGCTCGGAGCTTGTCCGGCTTGCCGAAAGACTGCCAGATCGTCAGCTACCGCCGCGACACCTACCCCAACGACAACCCGTATAATACGTTGGACTCGGTTGATCCTACCAAAATGAACCTGCTCGGTCTGGATGCCAGTTTTATCATGCCGCCCAAAGCGGGATTTTATTATGTATGGCCTCAAGGATTAGCCCAATAG
- a CDS encoding aldehyde ferredoxin oxidoreductase family protein, producing MTKEVYGNMGIILRVDLTTGSIKREDASKYNEKWLGGRCLAHYLLFNEVDVAKTDPLSPDNKVYIGTGALGATTFPSSGRTHACYLSPMNYSGWGDSNCGGHFGPALKRCGYDMLVISGKAKKPVYLYIEDDEVRLESAAETWGKGTIDTQAELIEKHGEPTKLLCIGQAGENLVRYANVRTETTNSMGRCGMGAVFGSKNLKAVVAKGSKPVKLFKPKEFYKVTKQLRDELMDPKFGKVHSVTYELMSKWGTPGITNLIGTTGMVPIRNWQRCGIDPKFDRLVRSWSKDHGTRREACFACPVHCHAAYAVKGGKYPTRGGGPEYETTTALGHKCDITDEKIVLKLNTMCNDYGLDTVETGAMFSTLMELMERKLINKSFLDDIDMQFGNGDACVAMMPKIVFRKGCGDNLANGPYRVAKALGEKALQSVYHQKGMCATGVETRSTIGSMLQFAVSPRGSHHLNGLPTAEWVNIPPVAIKVSGFKEGGDVRSYHPEAKARLVQYYENMFFLSDSLGICKFNFGHLGYWHDKVEDLDHMYDLICQSIYYASGIKYTTEELFEIFERSNQIERATIVMRGIRREDDQPNWKCLNKECPGEHPVGPIPLPPIDGVKYNKILDAYYKQRGWDKDGIPETKHLKKLGLDFVAKKMNKALSA from the coding sequence ATGACAAAAGAAGTTTATGGAAACATGGGGATAATCCTTCGCGTGGACCTGACAACCGGGTCAATAAAGCGTGAGGATGCCTCCAAATATAATGAAAAGTGGCTGGGTGGTCGGTGTTTGGCACATTACCTGTTGTTCAACGAAGTGGATGTGGCCAAGACTGATCCGTTGTCTCCGGACAATAAGGTGTACATCGGTACTGGCGCATTGGGTGCGACCACCTTCCCCAGTTCCGGGCGTACTCATGCTTGCTATCTCTCTCCCATGAATTATTCCGGTTGGGGAGATTCCAACTGTGGCGGTCATTTTGGTCCGGCCCTCAAGCGGTGTGGTTATGACATGCTGGTCATCAGCGGCAAGGCCAAGAAGCCCGTGTATCTTTATATTGAAGATGACGAGGTCCGTCTTGAATCAGCAGCCGAGACCTGGGGCAAAGGGACTATCGACACGCAGGCCGAGTTGATCGAAAAACATGGCGAACCGACCAAGTTGCTTTGTATCGGTCAGGCCGGTGAAAATCTGGTTCGTTACGCCAATGTTCGTACTGAGACCACCAACTCCATGGGCCGTTGCGGTATGGGCGCAGTTTTTGGTTCCAAGAATCTCAAGGCCGTGGTTGCCAAGGGGTCCAAGCCCGTCAAATTGTTCAAGCCCAAGGAATTCTACAAGGTCACCAAACAACTCCGTGACGAGTTGATGGACCCGAAATTCGGTAAAGTCCATAGTGTCACTTACGAACTCATGTCCAAATGGGGAACGCCCGGCATCACCAATCTGATCGGGACCACGGGCATGGTGCCCATTCGCAACTGGCAGCGGTGCGGTATTGATCCCAAGTTTGATCGTCTGGTGCGTTCATGGAGCAAGGATCATGGTACTCGTCGTGAAGCCTGTTTTGCCTGTCCTGTGCATTGCCATGCGGCCTATGCGGTCAAGGGCGGCAAGTATCCCACACGCGGTGGCGGACCTGAATATGAAACCACGACGGCATTGGGCCACAAGTGCGACATCACTGATGAGAAAATTGTTCTCAAGCTGAACACCATGTGTAACGACTATGGTTTGGACACAGTTGAGACCGGCGCCATGTTTTCCACCTTGATGGAATTGATGGAACGGAAGCTTATCAATAAATCGTTTTTGGATGATATCGACATGCAGTTCGGCAACGGTGACGCCTGTGTCGCCATGATGCCCAAGATCGTGTTCCGTAAAGGGTGTGGCGATAATTTGGCTAATGGTCCATATCGCGTCGCCAAGGCGCTGGGTGAGAAGGCCTTGCAGTCTGTCTATCATCAGAAAGGTATGTGCGCCACGGGCGTTGAAACCCGCTCCACCATAGGTTCCATGCTTCAGTTTGCGGTTTCCCCGCGCGGTTCACACCATCTGAATGGCCTGCCCACGGCAGAATGGGTTAACATTCCGCCCGTGGCTATCAAGGTATCTGGCTTCAAGGAAGGTGGCGACGTTCGTTCTTATCATCCCGAAGCTAAGGCCCGTCTGGTGCAATACTATGAGAACATGTTCTTCTTGTCCGATAGCCTTGGCATCTGCAAGTTTAACTTCGGCCATCTTGGTTACTGGCATGATAAGGTCGAGGACCTTGATCACATGTACGACCTGATTTGCCAGTCCATCTATTATGCTTCCGGCATCAAGTACACGACTGAGGAATTGTTCGAGATATTCGAACGTTCAAATCAGATTGAGCGTGCCACTATCGTCATGCGTGGTATTCGTCGTGAAGATGATCAGCCCAACTGGAAATGTCTGAACAAGGAATGTCCGGGTGAACATCCGGTCGGTCCGATTCCGTTGCCCCCTATTGATGGCGTTAAGTACAACAAGATTCTGGATGCCTATTACAAGCAGCGCGGCTGGGATAAGGACGGCATTCCCGAGACAAAACATCTTAAGAAACTCGGCCTCGATTTTGTGGCCAAGAAAATGAATAAAGCACTCTCCGCATAA